One Panicum virgatum strain AP13 chromosome 9K, P.virgatum_v5, whole genome shotgun sequence genomic region harbors:
- the LOC120652063 gene encoding hexosyltransferase GAUT11-like: MLRGTGHGGGDARRRALEHRRSARRRLPGWIWWLLGIFLLVGLMLFVLHHNQKEQFRPPVVDNGSEIEEVPHEKVNFTEELLSSTSFARQLADQMTLAKAYVILTKEHGNLQLAWELSSQIRNCQRLLSEGAVSGRAITRDDAHPIISRFARLIYKAQDAHYDISTTIVTLKSHALALEERAKAAIVQSAEFGQLAAESFPKSLHCLTVKLTEEWLRNPKHRSRSEEQQNSTRSVDNNLYHFCIFSDNVLATSVVVNSTVSNANHPQQLVFHVVTDRIHFGAMSTWFLINDFKGCTVEVRCIDEFSWLNVSSSPLVRQLSEVETQGYYHSAGSKNPEREIKFHNPKFVSLLNHLRFYIPQILPNLEKVVFLDDDVVVQKDLTQLFSIELHGNVIGAVETCLESFHRYHKYLNFSHPTISSKIDPHTCGWAFGMNIFDLIAWRKANTTSLYHYWQEQNSDLLLWRTGTLPAGLLTFYGLMEPLDRRWHVLGLGYDVDIDDRLIESAAVVHYNGNMKPWLKLAIRRYKYIWERYVNFSHPNVRECMLH; this comes from the exons ATGCTTCGAGGAACAGGGCACGGGGGCGGCGATGCGCGGAGGCGGGCACTGGAGCACCGccgctcggcgcggcggcggctgccggggTGGATCTGGTGGCTCCTCGGGATCTTCCTCCTCGTTGGGCTCATGCTATTCGTCCTGCACCACAACCAGAAGGAGCAGTTCCGGCCGCCCGTCGTG GATAATGGTTCAGAAATTGAGGAAGTCCCTCATGAGAAGGTGAATTTCACAGAAGAGCTTTTGAGCAGCACATCATTTGCTCGCCAATTAGCGGATCAGATGACTTTAGCAAAGGCATATGTCATCCTCACAAAAGAGCATGGGAATCTTCAGCTTGCATGGGAGCTTAGTTCGCAGATAAGGAACTGCCAAAGATTGCTATCTGAAGGGGCAGTTAGTGGGCGAGCAATTACTCGAGACGATGCCCATCCTATAATAAGCCGGTTCGCACGGTTAATATACAAGGCACAGGATGCGCACTATGATATCAGCACAACGATAGTGACATTGAAGAGCCATGCCCTTGCACTAGAAGAGCGTGCAAAGGCAGCAATTGTTCAGAGTGCTGAGTTTGGTCAGTTAGCAGCTGAATCCTTCCCAAAAAGTCTGCACTGCTTAACTGTGAAACTGACAGAAGAGTGGCTTCGGAACCCGAAGCATAGGAGTCGCTCAGAGGAGCAGCAGAATTCCACAAGATCGGTGGACAATAATCTGTATCATTTCTGTATATTCTCTGATAATGTGCTGGCCACTTCAGTTGTTGTCAATTCTACAGTCTCCAATGCGAATCACCCTCAACAGCTTGTGTTCCATGTGGTCACTGACAGGATCCATTTTGGCGCAATGTCTACTTGGTTCCTCATAAACGACTTCAAAGGTTGCACTGTTGAAGTCCGCTGCATAGATGAGTTCTCGTGGTTGAATGTTTCTTCATCTCCTCTGGTCAGGCAGCTATCTGAGGTGGAAACTCAGGGTTACTACCACTCAGCTGGTTCAAAAAATCCTGAAAGAGAAATAAAATTCCATAATCCAAAGTTTGTTTCTCTGCTGAACCATTTACGGTTCTACATTCCTCAGATACTCCCCAACTTGGAGAAGGTGGTGTTTCTcgatgatgatgttgtggtgcaGAAGGACCTGACACAGCTGTTCTCCATTGAGTTGCATGGTAATGTCATTGGAGCAGTGGAAACTTGTTTAGAGTCATTTCATCGGTATCACAAGTATCTCAATTTTTCACACCCAACTATCAGCTCCAAGATTGATCCACATACTTGTGGATGGGCTTTTGGAATGAACATCTTTGACTTGATAGCTTGGAGGAAAGCAAACACCACATCACTTTACCATTATTGGCAAGAGCAAAATTCTGATCTATTGCTCTGGAGGACCGGAACGCTCCCTGCAGGTCTTTTAACATTTTATGGCCTGATGGAGCCCCTAGACCGCAGATGGCATGTCTTGGGTCTGGGGTATGATGTAGACATAGATGATCGGTTGATTGAGAGTGCTGCTGTTGTGCACTATAATGGAAACATGAAACCCTGGCTGAAGTTGGCTATTCGCCGTTACAAGTATATATGGGAGCGGTATGTGAATTTCTCACACCCGAATGTTAGAGAGTGTATGTTACATTAG
- the LOC120652064 gene encoding uncharacterized protein LOC120652064 — translation MVEKILQLAAHITYKNHIPRAPNCSVPPISLSILQSPRPQIHSVAIAAHRVHISRSVVHRRWRIKLVCFFYFPRLLGCESGSPNFGRCSSSCICAARRRRMGPRAEAMGWEATSPCASPSREPVLAAECMIPSIRPSLSQRPSRICAPCSCPLFFFTGYRIILVLSRVVFKSMLESWRRMSFPSDQCMQGGF, via the exons ATGGTTGAAAAGATTCTCCAGCTAGCTGCCCATATCACCTACAAAAATCACATACCCCGTGCACCAAATTGCTCAGTCCCTCCAATTTCCCTATCCATCCTTCAATCCCCACGGCCACAGATCCATTCCGTCGCAATCGCTGCACACCGCGTCCACATTTCAAGAAGCGTAGTGCACAGGAGATGGAGAATCAAATTGGTTTGCTTCTTTTATTTTCCAC GTCTTCTTGGCTGTGAATCTGGAAGCCCAAATTTTGGACGATGCAG CAGCAGTTGCATatgtgccgctcgccgccggcggatgGGGCCACGTGCAGAGGCGATGGGATGGGAAGCGACGTCACCGTGTGCTTCACCGTCTAGGGAGCCTGTACTTGCTGCTGAGTGCATGATCCCCTCAATTCGACCATCCCTGTCCCAGCGGCCCAGCCGAATTTGTGCTCCCTGCTCTTGTCCCCTGTTCTTCTTCACTGGATACAG GATTATATTGGTTCTCAGCAGGGTGGTGTTCAAGAGCATGCTGGAAAGCTGGAGACGTATGAGCTTCCCATCTGATCAGTGCATGCAGGGAGGGTTCTGA
- the LOC120652066 gene encoding ACT domain-containing protein ACR4-like isoform X1, which translates to MAAFADGDPSSSSSCSSWDSDDEYQKFIQKMNPPRVTIDNASCANATTIHVDSANKYGILLEVVQVLTDLKLIVKKAYISSDGGWFMDVFNVTNQSGQKIMNESALEGIKDNIYKSIASSSCFLPSRRAIGFEPSSDYTLIELTGIDRPGLLSEVSAVLTNLDCNVMNAEVWTHNKRAAAVIQVTDRKSGLAILDAERLGRIKERLRNVFNGRSRDAKTIVAMGITHTERRLHQMMLEDRDYERYDKDRENANPMPMVSVVNWLQKDYSVVTMRCKDRPKLLFDTVCTLTDMQYVVYHGSVDTEGPQAYQEYYIRHIDGSPVNSEAERKRIIQCLEAAIERRVSEGLKLELSTGDRVGLLSDVTRIFRENGLTVTRAEVSTKGNKAINTFYVRDTTGSSVDLKTLEAIRQEIGQTVLQVKGHPDHLKSPAQESPTRFLFSSLFRPRSL; encoded by the exons ATGG CAGCATTCGCAGATGGGGACCCGTCCTCTTCTTCATCCTGCTCTTCGTGGGATAGTGACGATGAGTACCAGAAGTTCATCCAAAAGATGAACCCTCCAAG GGTCACGATTGACAATGCCTCATGTGCAAATGCTACAACCATCCAT GTGGACAGCGCCAACAAGTATGGGATACTACTGGAGGTAGTGCAGGTCCTCACTGACCTCAAGCTCATTGTCAAGAAAGCCTACATATCCTCTGACGGGGGATGGTTCATGGATG tgTTCAATGTGACAAATCAAAGTGGGCAGAAGATAATGAATGAATCTGCGCTGGAAGGGATAAAAGATAACATTTACAAG TCTATCGCGTCTAGttcttgctttcttccttcacgGAGGGCCATTGGATTTGAGCCTTCCTCCGACTACACCTTGATAGAGCTAACTGGAATTGACAGACCCGGTCTTCTCTCTGAAGTGAGCGCCGTGCTCACAAATCTGGACTGTAACGTGATGAATGCTGAGGTGTGGACACATAACAAAAGAGCAGCAGCAGTCATCCAGGTCACTGATAGGAAGTCTGGGCTGGCAATTTTGGATGCAGAAAGGCTTGGCAGAATCAAGGAGCGGCTTCGTAATGTGTTCAATGGAAGGAGTAGAGATGCCAAGACAATAGTTGCTATGGGGATAACCCACACAGAGCGGCGCCTCCACCAAATGATGCTTGAGGATCGAGATTATGAAAGGTATGACAAGGATAGGGAAAATGCCAACCCCATGCCCATGGTCTCGGTTGTTAATTGGCTTCAGAAAGATTATTCTGTGGTGACAATGCGGTGCAAGGATCGACCAAAGCTTCTCTTCGACACAGTTTGCACTCTAACAGATATGCAATATGTGGTTTACCATGGCAGTGTGGATACTGAGGGCCCTCAAGCTTACCAG GAGTATTATATTAGGCACATTGATGGATCACCTGTCAATTCAGAGGCTGAGAGAAAACGAATCATCCAATGTCTTGAAGCAGCTATAGAACGGAGAGTATCCGAG GGCCTGAAGTTAGAGTTGTCAACAGGTGACAGAGTGGGTCTGTTATCAGATGTAACCCGCATTTTCCGTGAGAACGGCTTGACAGTCACAAGGGCAGAAGTTTCAACTAAGGGTAACAAGGCTATCAACACTTTCTATGTCCGTGACACAACAGGGAGCTCGGTCGATCTGAAGACGCTAGAAGCCATAAGGCAGGAGATAGGGCAGACCGTGCTTCAAGTAAAAGGGCACCCCGATCACTTGAAATCGCCAGCACAAGAATCGCCGACTAGGTTTCTCTTCAGCAGTCTCTTCAGACCAAGATCACTCTGA
- the LOC120652066 gene encoding ACT domain-containing protein ACR4-like isoform X2, giving the protein MAAFADGDPSSSSSCSSWDSDDEYQKFIQKMNPPRVTIDNASCANATTIHVDSANKYGILLEVVQVLTDLKLIVKKAYISSDGGWFMDVFNVTNQSGQKIMNESALEGIKDNIYKSIASSSCFLPSRRAIGFEPSSDYTLIELTGIDRPGLLSEVSAVLTNLDCNVMNAEVWTHNKRAAAVIQVTDRKSGLAILDAERLGRIKERLRNVFNGRSRDAKTIVAMGITHTERRLHQMMLEDRDYERYDKDRENANPMPMVSVVNWLQKDYSVVTMRCKDRPKLLFDTVCTLTDMQYVVYHGSVDTEGPQAYQEYYIRHIDGSPVNSEAERKRIIQCLEAAIERRVSEENGPFLLDGAHAVFLQWPEVRVVNR; this is encoded by the exons ATGG CAGCATTCGCAGATGGGGACCCGTCCTCTTCTTCATCCTGCTCTTCGTGGGATAGTGACGATGAGTACCAGAAGTTCATCCAAAAGATGAACCCTCCAAG GGTCACGATTGACAATGCCTCATGTGCAAATGCTACAACCATCCAT GTGGACAGCGCCAACAAGTATGGGATACTACTGGAGGTAGTGCAGGTCCTCACTGACCTCAAGCTCATTGTCAAGAAAGCCTACATATCCTCTGACGGGGGATGGTTCATGGATG tgTTCAATGTGACAAATCAAAGTGGGCAGAAGATAATGAATGAATCTGCGCTGGAAGGGATAAAAGATAACATTTACAAG TCTATCGCGTCTAGttcttgctttcttccttcacgGAGGGCCATTGGATTTGAGCCTTCCTCCGACTACACCTTGATAGAGCTAACTGGAATTGACAGACCCGGTCTTCTCTCTGAAGTGAGCGCCGTGCTCACAAATCTGGACTGTAACGTGATGAATGCTGAGGTGTGGACACATAACAAAAGAGCAGCAGCAGTCATCCAGGTCACTGATAGGAAGTCTGGGCTGGCAATTTTGGATGCAGAAAGGCTTGGCAGAATCAAGGAGCGGCTTCGTAATGTGTTCAATGGAAGGAGTAGAGATGCCAAGACAATAGTTGCTATGGGGATAACCCACACAGAGCGGCGCCTCCACCAAATGATGCTTGAGGATCGAGATTATGAAAGGTATGACAAGGATAGGGAAAATGCCAACCCCATGCCCATGGTCTCGGTTGTTAATTGGCTTCAGAAAGATTATTCTGTGGTGACAATGCGGTGCAAGGATCGACCAAAGCTTCTCTTCGACACAGTTTGCACTCTAACAGATATGCAATATGTGGTTTACCATGGCAGTGTGGATACTGAGGGCCCTCAAGCTTACCAG GAGTATTATATTAGGCACATTGATGGATCACCTGTCAATTCAGAGGCTGAGAGAAAACGAATCATCCAATGTCTTGAAGCAGCTATAGAACGGAGAGTATCCGAG GAGAACGGTCCTTTTCTTCTTGATGGAGCACATGCTGTTTTTCTCCAAT GGCCTGAAGTTAGAGTTGTCAACAGGTGA
- the LOC120652068 gene encoding nuclear transcription factor Y subunit B-8-like, producing the protein MPDSDNDSGGPSNAGGELSSPREQDRFLPIANVSRIMKKALPANAKISKDAKETVQECVSEFISFITGEASDKCQREKRKTINGDDLLWAMTTLGFEDYVEPLKHYLHKFREIEGERAAASSGASGSAAAQQQQGDVARGAANAAGYAGYGAPGAGGMMMMMGQPMYGSPPQQQQQHQQHHMAMGGRGGYGHQGGGGGSSSSSGLGRQDRA; encoded by the coding sequence ATGCCGGACTCGGACAACGACTCCGGCGGGCCGAgcaacgccggcggcgagctgtcGTCGCCGCGGGAGCAGGACCGGTTCCTGCCCATCGCGAACGTGAGCCGGATCATGAAGAAGGCGCTCCCGGCGAACGCCAAGATCAGCAAGGACGCCAAGGAGACGGTGCAGGAGTGCGTCTCCgagttcatctccttcatcacCGGCGAGGCCTCCGACAAGTGCCAGCGCGAGAAGCGCAAGACCATCAACGGCGATGACCTGCTCTGGGCCATGACCACGCTCGGCTTCGAGGACTACGTCGAGCCGCTCAAGCACTACCTCCACAAGTTCCGCGAGATCGAGGGCGAGAGGGCGGCCGCCTCCTCGGGCGCCtcgggctccgccgccgcgcagcagcagcagggcgaCGTGGCCAGGGGCGCCGCCAATGCCGCCGGGTACGCCGGGTAcggcgcgcccggcgccggcggcatgatgatgatgatggggcAGCCGATGTacggctcgccgccgcagcagcagcagcagcaccaacaGCATCACATGGCAATGGGCGGCAGAGGTGGTTACGGCcatcaaggaggaggaggaggctcgtcgtcgtcgtcggggcTTGGCCGGCAAGACAGGGCTTGA
- the LOC120652069 gene encoding uncharacterized protein LOC120652069 isoform X2, giving the protein MDCQDGAGEDRSKVNDLRERILQLTGHGCHEEEEILQADLLEKLNRCKRDTLIELCRSFGVIGSRANRKEELVSFLMEFVKGHSGVDGAYSDKKIKKRRRMKEEENLSSGKPSKKNKQDGQEDADGKNGVEDRAKYSDHDLMDNRYIYADDKKGKFPKEQTNLEPSERINGFVSEHFDRVSHSEVPNPTYEQAMITTPSKKLVTIADGDSTDVKAFKNKSSITKKKGTPKEDRKVKSCGKQESKGGTKPQKQALKPSKQELREAVFLILDTADFATMTFGDVVKEVDKYFGKDLFERKPLIRSLIEEELFRLTEEAEKKELEEEELAEAKDRAEQTAKEMAQVQTVESGIEKLNLLQASPDGKTKDSSMNTNDSSNDKGINGGAYVDSVVKRNSSDAAEGLQDHKANADTQNENVCDELTKDGKGEMVAPIANGDSAVQGSCPSNYEDETMKNSNVQILEDSKDGKVEGASNGENNDTEDSRNEEGRSGNVGSSADAVNGCEGEESNNRGNDEHVEHTDLHTEDGKVQEAHITESSINVEIHGDKDGKAKEGDINAEQSQADTGSNGKVEDDEHNANTKGDVDSGKNGAAEEGKTDDDVKGNNGRDS; this is encoded by the exons atggacTGCCaagacggcgccggcgaggatcGATCCAAG GTAAATGACTTGAGAGAGCGAATTCTCCAACTCACTGGGCATGGTTGTCATGAAGAAGAG GAAATATTACAAGCAGATCTACTGGAGAAGCTCAATAGATGTAAAAGGGATACACTAATCGAACTATGCCGTTCATTTGGTGTCATTGGCTCACGAGCTAATAGGAAG GAGGAATTGGTGTCATTTCTGATGGAATTCGTGAAGGGCCATTCCGGCGTCGATGGCGCATACTCTGATAAG AAAATCAAGAAAAGAAGGCGtatgaaagaagaagaaaatttgTCTAGTGGTAAACCTTCAAAG AAAAATAAACAAGATGGTCAAGAAGATGCTGATGGGAAGAATGGTGTGGAGGATAGAGCAAAATATTCTGACCATGACTTGATGGATAACAGATACATATATGCTGATGATAAGAAAGGAAAATTTCCCAAGGAACAAACCAACCTTGAGCCTTCTGAGAGGATAAATGGCTTTGTATCAGAACATTTTGATAGAGTGTCTCACAGTGAAGTGCCAAATCCTACATATGAACAAGCAATGATTACCACACCGTCTAAAAAGTTGGTAACAATTGCTGACGGTGATAGTACTGATGTGAAGGCTTTTAAAAATAAGTCTTCTATTACCAAGAAAAAAGGAACTCCTAAGGAAGATCGCAAAGTCAAATCTTGTG GTAAACAGGAGTCTAAAGGAGGCACAAAACCACAAAAACAGGCATTGAAACCAAGTAAGCAAGAGCTGAGAGAAGCTGTCTTTCTTATCTTGGATACCGCAGACTTTGCCACG ATGACATTTGGAGATGTTGTAAAAGAAGTTG ACAAATACTTTGGGAAGGATCTGTTTGAGAGAAAGCCACTAATAAGGTCCCTTATAGAAGAGGAGCTCTTTAGGCTAACGGAGGAAGCAGAGAAGAAGGAATTGGAAGAGGAGGAACTAGCAGAAGCAAAGGATAGAGCTGAGCAAACTGCCAAGGAAATGGCTCAGGTTCAAACAGTTGAATCAGGTATCGAGAAGCTAAATTTACTTCAAGCCAGTCCAGATGGTAAAACTAAAGACAGCTCAATGAACACAAATGACAGTAGTAATGATAAAGGGATCAATGGTGGGGCTTATGTAGATTCTGTTGTTAAGAGAAACAGCAGTGATGCTGCTGAAGGTTTACAAGACCACAAAGCCAATGCTGATACACAGAATGAAAATGTCTGCGATGAATTAACAAAGGATGGCAAGGGTGAAATGGTTGCACCCATAGCAAATGGTGATAGTGCCGTGCAAGGTTCATGCCCAAGCAATTACGAAGATGAGACCATGAAGAACAGCAATGTTCAAATCCTAGAAGATTCTAAAGATGGAAAAGTGGAAGGGGCTAGTAATGGAGAAAATAATGACACTGAAGATAGTAGAAATGAAGAAGGCAGGAGTGGGAATGTTGGCAGCAGTGCAGATGCTGTCAATGGTTGTGAAGGTGAAGAGTCTAACAATCGTGGAAATGATGAACATGTAGAACACACAGATCTGCATACAGAAGATGGCAAAGTTCAGGAAGCTCACATTACTGAGAGCAGCATAAATGTAGAAATCCATGGTGATAAAGATGGCAAAGCAAAAGAGGGGGATATAAATGCAGAACAAAGTCAAGCAGATACTGGCAGCAATGGTAAAGTTGAAGATGATGAGCACAATGCAAACACCAAAGGTGACGTCGATTCTGGAAAGAATGGTGCTGCTGAGGAGGGAAAGACTGATGATGATGTGAAAGGCAACAACGGCCGCGACAGCTGA
- the LOC120652069 gene encoding uncharacterized protein LOC120652069 isoform X1 codes for MDCQDGAGEDRSKVASETKLIKQPNWVFVEKESVNDLRERILQLTGHGCHEEEEILQADLLEKLNRCKRDTLIELCRSFGVIGSRANRKEELVSFLMEFVKGHSGVDGAYSDKKIKKRRRMKEEENLSSGKPSKKNKQDGQEDADGKNGVEDRAKYSDHDLMDNRYIYADDKKGKFPKEQTNLEPSERINGFVSEHFDRVSHSEVPNPTYEQAMITTPSKKLVTIADGDSTDVKAFKNKSSITKKKGTPKEDRKVKSCGKQESKGGTKPQKQALKPSKQELREAVFLILDTADFATMTFGDVVKEVDKYFGKDLFERKPLIRSLIEEELFRLTEEAEKKELEEEELAEAKDRAEQTAKEMAQVQTVESGIEKLNLLQASPDGKTKDSSMNTNDSSNDKGINGGAYVDSVVKRNSSDAAEGLQDHKANADTQNENVCDELTKDGKGEMVAPIANGDSAVQGSCPSNYEDETMKNSNVQILEDSKDGKVEGASNGENNDTEDSRNEEGRSGNVGSSADAVNGCEGEESNNRGNDEHVEHTDLHTEDGKVQEAHITESSINVEIHGDKDGKAKEGDINAEQSQADTGSNGKVEDDEHNANTKGDVDSGKNGAAEEGKTDDDVKGNNGRDS; via the exons atggacTGCCaagacggcgccggcgaggatcGATCCAAG GTGGCTTCAGAAACTAAGTTGATTAAGCAGCCTAATTGGGTCTTCGTTGAGAAAGAATCG GTAAATGACTTGAGAGAGCGAATTCTCCAACTCACTGGGCATGGTTGTCATGAAGAAGAG GAAATATTACAAGCAGATCTACTGGAGAAGCTCAATAGATGTAAAAGGGATACACTAATCGAACTATGCCGTTCATTTGGTGTCATTGGCTCACGAGCTAATAGGAAG GAGGAATTGGTGTCATTTCTGATGGAATTCGTGAAGGGCCATTCCGGCGTCGATGGCGCATACTCTGATAAG AAAATCAAGAAAAGAAGGCGtatgaaagaagaagaaaatttgTCTAGTGGTAAACCTTCAAAG AAAAATAAACAAGATGGTCAAGAAGATGCTGATGGGAAGAATGGTGTGGAGGATAGAGCAAAATATTCTGACCATGACTTGATGGATAACAGATACATATATGCTGATGATAAGAAAGGAAAATTTCCCAAGGAACAAACCAACCTTGAGCCTTCTGAGAGGATAAATGGCTTTGTATCAGAACATTTTGATAGAGTGTCTCACAGTGAAGTGCCAAATCCTACATATGAACAAGCAATGATTACCACACCGTCTAAAAAGTTGGTAACAATTGCTGACGGTGATAGTACTGATGTGAAGGCTTTTAAAAATAAGTCTTCTATTACCAAGAAAAAAGGAACTCCTAAGGAAGATCGCAAAGTCAAATCTTGTG GTAAACAGGAGTCTAAAGGAGGCACAAAACCACAAAAACAGGCATTGAAACCAAGTAAGCAAGAGCTGAGAGAAGCTGTCTTTCTTATCTTGGATACCGCAGACTTTGCCACG ATGACATTTGGAGATGTTGTAAAAGAAGTTG ACAAATACTTTGGGAAGGATCTGTTTGAGAGAAAGCCACTAATAAGGTCCCTTATAGAAGAGGAGCTCTTTAGGCTAACGGAGGAAGCAGAGAAGAAGGAATTGGAAGAGGAGGAACTAGCAGAAGCAAAGGATAGAGCTGAGCAAACTGCCAAGGAAATGGCTCAGGTTCAAACAGTTGAATCAGGTATCGAGAAGCTAAATTTACTTCAAGCCAGTCCAGATGGTAAAACTAAAGACAGCTCAATGAACACAAATGACAGTAGTAATGATAAAGGGATCAATGGTGGGGCTTATGTAGATTCTGTTGTTAAGAGAAACAGCAGTGATGCTGCTGAAGGTTTACAAGACCACAAAGCCAATGCTGATACACAGAATGAAAATGTCTGCGATGAATTAACAAAGGATGGCAAGGGTGAAATGGTTGCACCCATAGCAAATGGTGATAGTGCCGTGCAAGGTTCATGCCCAAGCAATTACGAAGATGAGACCATGAAGAACAGCAATGTTCAAATCCTAGAAGATTCTAAAGATGGAAAAGTGGAAGGGGCTAGTAATGGAGAAAATAATGACACTGAAGATAGTAGAAATGAAGAAGGCAGGAGTGGGAATGTTGGCAGCAGTGCAGATGCTGTCAATGGTTGTGAAGGTGAAGAGTCTAACAATCGTGGAAATGATGAACATGTAGAACACACAGATCTGCATACAGAAGATGGCAAAGTTCAGGAAGCTCACATTACTGAGAGCAGCATAAATGTAGAAATCCATGGTGATAAAGATGGCAAAGCAAAAGAGGGGGATATAAATGCAGAACAAAGTCAAGCAGATACTGGCAGCAATGGTAAAGTTGAAGATGATGAGCACAATGCAAACACCAAAGGTGACGTCGATTCTGGAAAGAATGGTGCTGCTGAGGAGGGAAAGACTGATGATGATGTGAAAGGCAACAACGGCCGCGACAGCTGA